Below is a window of Drosophila willistoni isolate 14030-0811.24 chromosome XR unlocalized genomic scaffold, UCI_dwil_1.1 Seg144, whole genome shotgun sequence DNA.
ATCTCGCTCATTGCCACCGCTTGTCTAAAGCTTCTCTTACACATTTTCCAGCTGTGCCAAGTTCTTTTATAGCCAGACTAGAGCTGGGAAGTTGGATCTTATCGTAACCAAGTCTGGCTCTTATCTGGCTAGTTGGGGCAACTTGTGTACACAGTGTACGTTTTTTTTGCTTACCTTAGCACGTCTCTTCTACGTCTCTCTTCGGTCTGCAGTCTGCAGTCTGCAGTTAGCATTTTAGTTTGGTCTACTCAGCAAGATaagtgagtttttttttgccatctGCACGTCGTAAGTGCAGCCCTAATCTGggttttgttattattaattcttcttctttctgGTGGCTATGATTCTTAGCTGGTCGATTGATTGGATGGATGAGTCTCTATGTCTCATCTGGGTGTTGCGTGCCTttataagaaaatttttttttatgtcaaAGAGCATTTTGgctgttttcgtttttggtttttttattcattgaaatttactttatttctttgcatttttgttgAGTGCGTAAAGTTAACTAGGTGTGTGATTTAAATCTTGATTATACTTTAAGTTGGTgtaagttgttttttttttttttgtttttttatcgATTAATGACTGTAAATTTGACTAGCACTTGAGTTCGAGGTGCATTTTTTTCATTCAAAATTTACGCTAAATGAGGTAGCGGCGGTTGTTTGTCTTCTTCGACTTTCGAAGACGGAAGTCTTCGAGAAGTGACTTAAAAATATAGTATATAGTCATTACATAACTAGAGCTAACAGAGGTAAGACAgaaggagagaaagagagagagatgaagagaaagagagttcTGGATAAAAGGAAATTCATGATAAATCATAGGAAATTCGGTTTCCATTCTTTATAAATTTCCCCttttaaatgaaatcaaaatattCGAAATTTCTTTTTAACTTAACTTTGATAAAATTTATTACATTTAGGAACACAAAAtgaacaataataataataatgataataataatagtttaaaaaaaagtgtttataaataaatatgagaAGTAGTCAAATTAAATACTGGGTGTCCTCTCTGTGTCTCcccttttttcttctttgtttggtttttttgacaaaaaaaaaaaacatttgactaatttatatatttttgttgattgtatttagttaatttaaaatttaagacCGGCTTGGACTTCAGCCATAATGTTGGCCGACTTCTGCAACTGCTCCACTTCGGTGTCGGTGAGAATCTGCTTAACCACAGAGGTTACTCCATTGGCATTCAGGATGCATGGCAATGACAAGAACACATCCTTATCGATGCAGTGTTCGCCCTGTGAGAAGAAAAGAAGACAGGTAAGTTATTGCCTCTTGTGGGACTTAATCTCTTTGAGGGAACTTACCAAAACGGAGGTGGAAACAGCAGCCACACTGCTGGTGTTCCTCAAAATGGCCGAGGCCAAGGAAGCTGTGCTCAAGCCAATGGCCCAGGAAGTGTAACCCTTTAGCTTGATGACCTCATAGGCGGAATCGACAACCTGCTTGTGCAGCTCATTCCATTTCTCTGGATCCTCGCCAGTGCCCAGAGTTGGGTTCAATTCACGCAAGCGGACACCGGCAATGTTGACACCCGACCATACGGGCACCGAGCTATCCCCGTGTTCACCAATGATCCAGCCGTGGCAGGAGGTGGGGGCCACACCCAGACGCTGCGACATGAGGAAACGGAAACGAGATGAATCCAAATTGGTGCCGCTGCCAATGACGCGGTTCTTGGGCAGACCGGACAACTTCCAGGCCACATAGGTCATAATGTCCACAGGATTGGAGACCATAAGCAAAATGGTATCGGGACTGTATTCAACCAGCTTTGGAATGATGTTCTTCAGGATGTCGGTGTTGCGTTGCACCAGGGACAAACGGGATTCGCCCTCCTTCTGACGGACACCGGCCGTGACAATGCACAGCCTGGAATTGGCTGATGCGGCAAAATCGGTGCTAGCGGTAATTTGGGGATTCTTGAGGAAATTCGAACCGTGCTGCAAGTCCATCAGTTCTCCCTGCAGCTTATCACTGCAGACATCGATGAGGCACACCTCCTTGGAGACATTCTGGGCTAGGATGCTGAAGGCACTGGCCATACCAACCTGGCCAATACCGACAACAGTCACCTTATGACCGGAACTGGGCAACACCTCGGCAACTTGGGCCAATAGGCTATCCTTAATGGCGGTAGACATGGCtgtaaagaaaaacaaatgctTTCTGTTAGCTTCAAGAAAATTAACAATCGACTAGATTTAGTTTTCGGATTTGCGGATTAGTAATAATAATTGGAATAATTCTAATCACGTGCCTCCAATTTAGCCCCAAAAGACATAATTCAAAAATGTGGGCGTAAGGGGGCTcccccacacccacacacgcacacacacacacacatagacacaaaTACACATACGGCTAGTTAGTTCGCGTTGTTTAACCTTCACGAAGGTCGTTTTAATGAACACAACTCGACATCGCGTCAACACGCAACCGGAGCAAACTGAAAACATTGCCGAAAattaagagagagaaaaaaaatacccgaatataagaaaattaactaattttgtgtctagtttttttttgttcacatattttctttttaagtgAGTgctttgtttctgttttttttgtattctcttTTATATAGCAATTTCATAGGGCAAACTTGTGATCAATTTGATGTGTGtcacaattcaaattcaattggAAATTGTCAGTTTATCTAATTCGAACCGAAATTTTGCAGTTCTGTCTATCAAACTGGAAACCAGGAAACTGAAGCCCAAAAACCTTTTTTCGCAAAGggatttctgttttttgttgttgttgttaacgAGTTTCAGTCATAATTACTTTCCAGAAATCATATCTCATATCTTATCGCtggcaaaaatattaaatccAATTACTGTTAGGAGAATAAATCGTTCAATTGTTTACTTTCTGAATGAGTGTACggttctatatatgtatatagaagaTAATGGGGAAAACTAATCATCGTGACGTAGCTCTAGTGTGGGCCAAAGTTGAGGCCCATTTTAAGCGATGGCTAGATTAGATTGTCCCAATCGATTGTCGATCGTCGAGTTATGAACgtttatttgcatttgcattttgtttatcAGTGGcaacaaatatttacattaacattgTGGCACGTTTTTTAATTAGAAAcgaaaaacaagaagaagaattATGCACTaaacatttttgtcttttatttttttttttgctgacttttgggtttttggcgGTTTTAGAATTAAAAGTTCTTGAGAAATTTACTTGGTATTAAAATTATGTggttgacaaaaaaaaaccaaacccagAGAACAGATATTTATAAACTTCCTCTGTGATTAATGTGACAAGTCGTtggatatatttatttttaaagtgtCAAAGAAAAATTCTATTGAACAACTAGATTTTCAGTATAGATTTTAGATTTAtcttctatatatgtatatgtaggtatatgtatataatttactttaataattattttcacCAGAAATAGTAATTAAAGTATGAAATTTTCTAGAAaagttttcaacatttttgaaaGCTTTATGTGATTATTTTTAAGTGACTTTAGTGAgcttagtttatttttttaagaaattgaGATGGAGCTTCATTTGACCTAATtctaaaataatttcaatatctatgaaaattttaacacaattCTGCTTagtaatttctttaaaattgcAATTCTAATTTCTACTTTTGGCCTAAAATGTAGGTAATCAACATTTGATCGGTTTCGCTTCAGTTAGTTCGGTCAACTTTTCTGcctaatgtatatatatatctattacatatgtgtatgtgtgtatattgaCTCATAAGAAAGGTCGTTAACATTGACCTCTATTAACCCTTCATGTTGACCCCAAAAAAGGAACTCAAAGTAACTCAAATGGATGAACTATCTATCGTATTAATATAGTTTTGTTCTCCTATAGTTTGGCAACTTGTTGCAAGCAGTGGAGGAGAATAAAAACTTgatgccacaaaaaaaaaagaagaaatatgtGTGTATGACCTTCTTTCAAAGTCAAATATTCGAAAAACAGCTGTTTCCATAAATGAAAATTAGCAGCGCATGCTCTTTGCCAGAATGAAATTGAAAGTGAAAGTTAAGTGGAAATGGGTGGCCACTACCCATCCGACTAGTGCGGAAATGCGGAAGGCCAAGGGCGAGGTTCTTGCCACAGAAAGTTGAATAAACTTTTAAATCTAAATGTCCTCCGCCCGTGAGTGTCGCCCCCGACTTTTTAgtccttttttaaaatttgtaataaGTTTGGTGCTTACTTTTTcttgattaaaaaaaattcactgGGTTTGAATTtggaaaatttcttttttgaaatttactGTTGCACTTGGTTTATTTTTGGCGCCTCCGAATAATTTTTTGATGTATTTTGAGGTCGTCGACGTTTTGTGTTGCGTTCACTTTGCGCGTTCGTTGCGAACTGTTTGGTTTGGAATTTAGCTTGCCGCTGCTGGATTTTTGTAGCCTCTCTCTGCTTATAGGCGGCaacagccgcagcagcagcagcagcggaggCAGCAGAAGCAGCTGTCTCTGCCGACGTCAGGATGAATGACGAAACCATTGAGAGGGAATTGTGAAAGTGAGTTCAGTCAGCCCGGTCcgggctctctctctctctgtctctttctctcgtcTTGCTACCACCATGCTGCTGCCACAGTCTGTCTGTCGGTTCATTTCTCTCCTCTCCAGAGCACTTCAGTCAGCCAAGTTAGTCTCAAGGTGACCTTTTGGTTACCGCTTGCTGTgtgttcgtttgtttttttttttgtgttgtttccctgttcttattattatttcttttttttgggtattttTAGCCAAGACATTTCCCGGTTAGTGGTTTTCGTGTTCTGGAGTTTGAGTGCAATGTGGGTGGAACCCCTAGGCCAGGTGCCTAGCACCTGAAAGTTTTGTAAGCCATGAATCACCCTAAGTTCTGTCGATGCATAACAAAACGTTTCCTTCATTGGTTATTCCATTAGATCTGCAATTCGATTGTTTTCCCATTTTGGGAGTGGTTTTTTCCTATGCACTCGGCATGGTTGGTGGTTGTTCATGCCTCGTGACATCTGCTGGCACACGTGCCCAAGATCACAcgcatgcacacacacacacacactggcaAACGTGATCTCGACAATAAAATTTTGGCCAACTGCCCAAGTCAGCTGGCTGCAGTAAATTAGCCAAGCAGATGCCTTAAATAATTAATAGTCACTGAAATTTCAATACTctgcaaaaatcaaaaaaaaaaataaaacaaaagttttcaaaattctcaaaaaacatatattttcataaaagAAGCTCTAACAATCGAATTCATGGACATGAATTGAAACCTTCTAACCATATCAGAGGGTCCAATGGTTATTAGTATTATTCTGCAATATATTGAAAACTAATTCAATCAATATCGAGTATAAATATTGGTTGTTTTGAGAGCATATAGATATTTTAGTGTCTTCCAAGTTAAAATGCTTCGTTTGTATAGATAATATCTGCAGATATCAAGAGTGTTATATAGTAAAAAGAGAGAACTTCTTACAAACTTTTAgagtgttttttgttgtgtgttaATTAACAGAAATTGGCGAAAATTTGACGTCATAGTTTGATAGCCAGCAATGCAATGCCCCAATGCTTGTACAATGGATGAGTTGGAGGCAGGTGGGCGTGGTCGTTCCGCTGCACCTCACCGCCGGCGTACATGACTGACAACACATGGCTTGGTCTGGCTTGGCTCTGCGTAAATGAATCATTCCTCCCTGCATTCATTCCGGAACGCTCTCGggctctctctccctctctctctctgtgtgtgtgtgtgtgtgtgtgtgatgccCCACACGTTTCACAATTGTAGCCAACGACTACGTCATGAACTTGATTTCCATGAGCGGAAGCAAAAGGGAGGTGAGCAGCATGCCGCTTAGTTGCTCTCAATGTCGTTGCAATTTAACGCATTTGTTGTGAAAGTGTCGGTGAcccattttttttcattccaATGCCAATGCCACTTACCAAACGAAGGTTACAGTGGATGGCCCCATGTTAGTTGCCCCACAATTGTGAAATGTTTGGCTTGCATTTTATGAAAACTTGTTTTTCATTGGGTTATTGAACCTTTGTGTATACATATCTAGATGGCTAGTCGGCTCATTTGTTCAAATGGATTTCTGGGAATAGGTGAAATCATATTACTCTTTGCTCTGGCTGATTACATAGTTCAAgacaattttgaaattaaacaaCTCTGTTTGGGTAATGTGAGCGCGGTCTAGACAGATGGCTCTTGGCTCTCTCTGATGAAATGAGCAATAACTAAGTGCATTTGTAATTCAGATCAGACACACAAACATTGTGTATATTGAGAGGCTTAaaagatgtatgtatgtatgtacccacaattttaaattttgcgccaaatgagagagaaaaagcTCACTGGCGCTAAGAGAGAGTGACTGCTAGCGCCCCCTAGCAACATAGTCACAACGAACTGGTAGCCTTGTGTACTATTTTTCATTGTCTGGCAGCCCTTTATTTTCGTCTTGTGGTTTTGCCGGGTCATTCGTCAAGAAACTTAAATAAATTGCTATTTGTTTGGATTTTTGTtgcaaaataatacaaaaatattccAGGCACATCCGGAAAAGAAGTAAACGAgttaacaacaaatttattgtGCAAAAAGAAAGCCAATATCAACAAtctgaaaaaattttaattgtaaaCGTTTACATGACTTTGTGGCGGCCTCTGGCACAggtaaatttttttctctctggCCACTTGCATGCTTTAGTTTGATTTAATAATCAATTTTGATTGGCAGATAACTTTAAGAAATTGGAAGCAAAGGAgaagaaaagtaaaaacaacTGTAATCCGTTTTCCATGTTGCCACGAGAGGCCAAGTATATTGCAAATATTCTTCCAATAAGAAAATAACATGCAGTGGCGACCTCTGGCagtgtatgtgtttgtttcGTTTACTCACGCTAGAGGTGGACTCTAGCGCCAAGCGGGTAAACAAAGAAACTGCAATATTGGCGCGGAATTCAAATTTGATGtgaattttatgaaaatcTTATTTATAGGTATGTAAACATAGTTCATAAAGTTTATTTCTCCTTTTATCTACGTTGTTTGCCGACCACTCTTTTAGCTTCTCAGTTTTCTTGATTTAGAAATATGAATCATTCCAAAGAGGGGCtatatacaattttaaaaatcgtTCTCATGCGTGCAAGGGTCTTAAAGTAAACTAATAGCAGATTTTCAGAAAGTCAACAACCAGTCTGTGGCGGCGTTATCAATGCGACAGAATCTGATTAGCACTCTGCCAATAAAATAACGTGTAAGCCAAGTGGCAGAAATTGACTTCATCCAGCTCCAGACACgcaatgcaacaaaaaaaaaacggaccTCCTTTTAGCCACAGAAGATGTCGTAGCCGccgaaatgaaaaaaaaaaaaattaaaaaacgaaacagaAACCCAAGAAAACTTCACTGCCTTCTCAGGCCGCAGAGCAaattaatattcaaaaattgcGTTTTTATGCTAAttttcacacacactcaaCTATATATAGGAGATTCAACTAAATGGCCAACCTGTCGATAGATTACTCAATGACAAGAGAAGAACAGGAGCAAAACCAATGGAGGGAGAATGCAGCAAGCGGAGCACTAGGTAGACAGCATTGGCTAGTGATGATCATCagagtcgtcgtcgtcgttgttgttgttgtttttgtagtcGTCTTCGCCGACGTTGTGGGGCCTATCGCGTCTTGCCATCTTTTTGGGTTCTCTGACtttgttattaattttgttcttcttttctttttttttttttactgcgGCTAGAGCTGGACACGAATTTCATTCACCCCAACTACCCGaaatattactcatacgcaGTGTTGTTTATTTATGGATAGTTGTtcttgtggttgttgttgttgttgctggcatAGTTTAGCAATAATTAAGTTGTTAAATTGTTGCACGTAAGTCAAGTTTCAACTTCTTTTCATCTTCtcattctttctctctctctctctttctctatctatCTTTTCGTTTCTCTGGTGGCTCCGCTTAATAATAATGTTCAGCTTGACTTACGATCCACGTCCTTGGGTTACCTGATATAATATATGTGATACTTAAGGTATTTATTACAAGCGATTGTAATCTTATGCCTGAATTTCTTTGTATGCTTTTTTCGCTCCTTTttgtagcagcagcagcagccttaGCCATAGCCTCAGCCGAAGCTGATACGGGAAAAAgcacaaaatatttatagacAAGACGCCCggctgtttgttgttgtctttagTTTGGTTAAATGTAATTACTTGAAAGTAAATGACTATCAGGTACCCTGTTTCTTGAGCTTATTTCTTTGTCAATTCATTATCTTGAACTTAAAAAGTGATAGATCTTCAttcttagtttttgttttcaagtGATAAATTTAGCAATTTCTGAGGAGATGTTTAATCTAGAATTCGATTTGAAAAATCTGATCGAATTCAGCAAgtacatatatgaatttcTACAagtattttgtgtgtttgagatgtttttattttaaatcttctaaaataaaatgaacattttaaCTAGTTATAAATTGTGCTTGTGCTCTCAAGATAATATGCTAATTTATTGAGTTATTAATCCAATTTAATGGATTAAACTTATGTTAGATATAGGtttatttcattcattctGGCATGCCACAATTATTTCTCACATATACCCTGCATATTTTGCACTCTCCGCCTCATTAGGAACTGGAACTGAAACTGAAGTTGGAGCTGGCCAAGCGGTGGCGGCCTGTTGGCATCTTTTAGTTCTGCAGCGTCCACCAAATTATATAATACATAAACTATATCAGACATACCAACATCCAAGTATGTAGATATataatttgtatgtatgtatgtacatttagaCCATCCTAGAGGCTTGAAGAGCAGAAGCAGACCAGTTTGCCAAGCTTGTTGCACTTgttaccatttttttttctatatgtatatacatatgtaggtatatataaacttttttttttgtgttttatttttttgcatgcCAAATATGCAAAAAGCTTTGGCGCATGTAATTTTCTTCTCTCCCTGTTGTATGccagtatgtgtgtgtttgtttgtgtgtgtgtgtgtgagtttgcATATAATGATTATTGTAGGTACAAGTGCGAGAAATCGTGTTAGATCGCGGGTAATAAATTTCGACACCAAACTATGCAAAAGGAGTCCTCCTAGTCCTACCACCAACCTCATCCCTCCCATTTGGCCAACAGAAGTGGCAGCCTTATGCACTTGCCTTTTGCTGCTCTTGTTGTTGCAAATGTTGTtcttgctcttgttgttgttgttggcagtTTTAAGCACTTCCTTTTATTATACTTTATGGGCACTTGTTGTTGTCGAGAGACTTTAGTGAAAGAAGTCCATGAGACTAAGGCACAGTCAGAGGCAAAGTTAGAGGCTGCTGTCGCTTTTATGGCTGTCTCTCTTTTGGGGCCCCAAGTTAAGTAAATGCAATTCGAACGcaagtatttaaaatttatacgtGATCAGAGCGATTAAACAGAACATTTCTATAGTATGTATGTTAAGAATTTAATAGGTAAATGAACAAAATCTATTACAATCGCAATCTTTCCCTAGAAACAATTCAATTTCCTTTAGTCACACTCGATTGATTTGTACAAATTCAATTACttttgatatatatatgtacatatatattaatagcTTTATGGCAAATATCAATCAATTGCAATCCgcccacatatatatgtatgtacatatatctattaCATGTATTCCTCTATACACCCCCACACAACaagaaaatcatttaaaaGGCGACCTCAAATGGTGAACTTTTTTTTCCTCCCCCTCTCCCTCActccctgtctctctctctttcgctctcgCTTTTGCT
It encodes the following:
- the LOC6638782 gene encoding L-lactate dehydrogenase, translated to MFSVCSGCVLTRCRVVFIKTTFVKVKQRELTSPMSTAIKDSLLAQVAEVLPSSGHKVTVVGIGQVGMASAFSILAQNVSKEVCLIDVCSDKLQGELMDLQHGSNFLKNPQITASTDFAASANSRLCIVTAGVRQKEGESRLSLVQRNTDILKNIIPKLVEYSPDTILLMVSNPVDIMTYVAWKLSGLPKNRVIGSGTNLDSSRFRFLMSQRLGVAPTSCHGWIIGEHGDSSVPVWSGVNIAGVRLRELNPTLGTGEDPEKWNELHKQVVDSAYEVIKLKGYTSWAIGLSTASLASAILRNTSSVAAVSTSVLGEHCIDKDVFLSLPCILNANGVTSVVKQILTDTEVEQLQKSANIMAEVQAGLKF